The following proteins come from a genomic window of Heyndrickxia acidicola:
- a CDS encoding GNAT family N-acetyltransferase has product MDKERLIERLPKLETERLMLRKIRTDDMEDMFEYCSMEDVAAYVNWHAHQSIEDTKVFLNHIVEQKTVFFGIEYKENHKLIGTINFVSWNQKHQKAEIAYILSKLYWRKGIITEAIKAIIQFGFTTMNLERIEARCIEDNLGSEGVMKKAGMFYEGTLRNSMFTKGKYRNLKLYSILKDEA; this is encoded by the coding sequence ATGGATAAAGAAAGACTGATCGAACGACTGCCTAAACTGGAAACAGAACGTCTAATGCTGAGGAAAATACGAACAGATGATATGGAGGACATGTTTGAATATTGCTCGATGGAGGATGTAGCGGCATATGTAAACTGGCATGCGCATCAATCAATAGAAGATACTAAGGTATTTCTGAATCACATAGTAGAGCAAAAAACAGTGTTCTTTGGAATTGAGTATAAAGAAAATCACAAGCTGATTGGAACCATCAATTTTGTTAGTTGGAATCAAAAGCACCAAAAAGCAGAGATTGCTTACATACTTTCAAAGCTTTACTGGAGAAAAGGAATAATAACGGAAGCAATAAAAGCCATTATTCAATTTGGATTTACAACCATGAATCTGGAAAGGATCGAAGCGAGATGCATAGAAGATAACCTGGGTTCAGAAGGAGTCATGAAAAAAGCAGGCATGTTTTATGAAGGCACTTTAAGAAATAGTATGTTTACGAAAGGAAAGTATAGAAATCTGAAGCTGTACTCTATATTAAAGGATGAAGCGTAG
- a CDS encoding DUF4047 domain-containing protein — translation MRAVPKSLILPCLCCISFYTGVQLTGKTEAVFSSQVKADPITISAAYVFPDTIKQLVNQAGSIQKDMKAAYDEMPPASTGISIEDWKAELLKVEDAGQKLKKQEKTLNDVYKKMCTYNNEIPSGLGRDIKEYVFVREGFQRVRQIESEVKITENYKNIESLRSTIEQKIKEQEEKANTSIEVPTKTENNQPQRAVQVNKVLPNHSNIIKQVKKNAEENHPNSK, via the coding sequence ATGAGAGCAGTACCCAAATCATTGATTTTGCCGTGTCTGTGCTGTATTTCCTTCTATACAGGAGTTCAGTTGACAGGAAAGACCGAAGCAGTATTCTCCAGTCAAGTAAAAGCGGATCCGATCACGATATCTGCGGCTTATGTATTTCCTGACACCATTAAGCAGCTGGTAAACCAGGCTGGTAGTATCCAGAAAGATATGAAAGCTGCCTATGATGAAATGCCTCCAGCTTCAACTGGCATTTCGATAGAGGATTGGAAAGCAGAGCTCCTTAAAGTAGAAGATGCTGGCCAGAAATTAAAAAAGCAAGAAAAGACATTAAATGATGTGTATAAAAAGATGTGTACTTATAACAATGAAATCCCAAGCGGTTTAGGCAGAGATATCAAGGAATATGTATTTGTTCGTGAAGGCTTCCAGCGGGTAAGACAAATAGAAAGTGAAGTGAAAATAACAGAAAACTATAAAAACATCGAGAGTCTCCGCTCCACGATTGAACAAAAGATAAAGGAACAGGAAGAAAAAGCGAATACATCCATAGAAGTACCGACGAAAACGGAAAACAATCAACCCCAGAGGGCAGTACAAGTGAATAAAGTGCTCCCAAACCATTCAAATATAATAAAGCAGGTGAAGAAGAATGCAGAAGAAAATCATCCGAATAGCAAGTAG
- a CDS encoding glycosyltransferase family 4 protein gives MKILMICTEKLPVPPVRGGAIQTYISGSLPHLSKLHNITVLGISDASLPEHETIEGIQYVRIPGQIFDLYREGVVNYVKTHSFDLIHIFNRPRMVLAVRQAAPETKITLSMHNDMFNPDKIDPQEARRVIEDVSGIVTVSDYVGGVIRDLYPFSAPKLRTIYSGVDIERFLPGKHAAMQKIRNDIRREHGLENKTVILFAGRLSHNKGVDRLIRALPALSSKHKDLALIIMGSKWFSQNDVTDYVAYVRALAKKLPIPVVSTGFISPSEIHKYFAAADLFVCTSLWQEPLARVHYEAMSAGLPIVTTARGGNPEVILPGENGLVVQNPEDPYEFTEAISKILTNKNLMEKMGERGRELAVSNYPWKRVGTEILEVWEHAKYSPVKPIQSDEPILSVSTENTPEVKQNDALAPGESAPRNKSSKVELRKQLLSLMNKSPGFPSLLGTKPSQNFSNSKLEGFEHKHPLNQQTIPSSTSFSNGIKTNSIHTNNNRKEVLRAELKKILMKNWSKDVDSKTFFNDHL, from the coding sequence ATGAAAATTCTTATGATTTGCACAGAGAAACTGCCAGTTCCCCCGGTACGGGGAGGAGCCATCCAAACCTATATTTCAGGTAGTCTTCCTCATTTAAGTAAGCTTCATAACATTACCGTTTTAGGTATCAGTGATGCTTCTCTTCCTGAACATGAAACCATTGAGGGTATTCAGTATGTCCGTATCCCCGGGCAAATTTTTGACCTTTATCGAGAAGGAGTGGTGAATTATGTAAAAACACATTCCTTTGATCTCATTCATATTTTTAATCGCCCACGAATGGTGCTAGCAGTCCGTCAAGCTGCTCCTGAGACAAAAATCACACTCAGTATGCATAACGATATGTTCAATCCTGATAAGATTGACCCTCAAGAGGCACGAAGAGTAATTGAGGATGTATCGGGTATTGTCACAGTCAGTGACTATGTTGGAGGGGTGATACGTGACCTTTATCCATTTTCTGCTCCTAAACTTCGCACCATTTATTCTGGGGTTGATATTGAACGTTTCCTTCCAGGAAAGCATGCAGCTATGCAGAAAATAAGGAATGATATTCGCAGAGAACATGGACTTGAAAATAAAACGGTTATATTATTTGCTGGCCGACTTTCTCATAATAAAGGTGTAGATCGTCTTATAAGAGCACTTCCAGCTCTTTCATCCAAGCATAAAGATTTAGCTCTCATCATTATGGGGAGCAAGTGGTTCAGCCAAAATGACGTAACAGACTATGTCGCATATGTCAGGGCCTTGGCGAAAAAGCTGCCTATTCCTGTAGTCAGCACAGGTTTTATTTCCCCTTCTGAAATTCATAAATATTTTGCTGCCGCTGATCTGTTCGTTTGTACGTCACTCTGGCAGGAACCATTAGCACGTGTGCATTATGAAGCCATGTCAGCAGGGTTGCCTATTGTCACAACCGCCAGGGGAGGAAATCCAGAAGTGATTTTACCCGGGGAAAATGGCCTTGTGGTTCAAAACCCAGAGGATCCGTACGAATTTACTGAAGCCATATCAAAAATCTTAACAAATAAAAATTTAATGGAAAAAATGGGTGAACGCGGTAGAGAACTTGCCGTTTCCAATTATCCTTGGAAAAGAGTAGGAACCGAGATACTCGAAGTATGGGAGCATGCAAAATACTCACCAGTAAAACCAATCCAATCGGATGAACCGATTTTATCTGTTTCCACTGAAAATACACCTGAAGTCAAACAAAACGATGCATTAGCCCCTGGAGAATCTGCTCCGAGAAACAAGTCTAGTAAAGTTGAACTTAGAAAACAATTGTTAAGTTTGATGAATAAATCGCCAGGCTTCCCTTCTTTACTCGGTACCAAGCCTTCACAGAATTTCTCCAATTCCAAACTGGAAGGGTTTGAACACAAGCATCCACTTAACCAACAGACCATTCCTTCAAGTACATCCTTTTCCAATGGGATAAAAACTAACTCAATTCATACAAATAACAATCGAAAAGAAGTATTGAGAGCTGAATTAAAAAAGATACTGATGAAGAACTGGAGCAAGGATGTAGATTCCAAAACTTTTTTTAATGATCACTTGTAA
- a CDS encoding GNAT family N-acetyltransferase, producing MNLTYEVLSEKEMEACRDLCNELMVFQKSKAFIKPELFDGMNFDTRMVPSIKNAAHNYIVVVKDAGKTVGYVYSNISPKKTYSNEFATFFDPTTVATEMVGCLSQFYIQEEYRQYGVGSVLFKMAMEWLQQFDDVQDYFIFVSNGNDNALEFYKRKGFSVSHDILDGFITVLRNKEYFENESVS from the coding sequence ATGAATTTAACATATGAAGTACTGTCAGAAAAAGAAATGGAAGCCTGCAGAGACTTGTGTAATGAACTCATGGTTTTTCAAAAATCAAAGGCGTTTATAAAGCCTGAACTGTTTGACGGCATGAATTTTGACACCAGGATGGTCCCATCCATTAAAAATGCCGCCCACAATTATATTGTTGTAGTGAAAGATGCTGGGAAAACGGTGGGTTATGTTTATTCGAATATCTCTCCTAAAAAAACCTATTCAAATGAATTTGCCACTTTTTTTGATCCTACTACAGTGGCAACCGAGATGGTAGGATGCCTCTCTCAATTCTATATTCAAGAAGAGTACAGACAGTATGGGGTTGGATCCGTACTGTTTAAAATGGCAATGGAGTGGCTGCAGCAGTTTGACGATGTTCAGGATTATTTCATCTTTGTTTCAAATGGCAATGACAATGCCCTTGAATTTTATAAACGGAAAGGATTTTCTGTCAGCCATGATATATTAGACGGTTTTATTACCGTTTTGCGTAATAAAGAGTATTTTGAAAATGAGAGTGTTTCTTAA
- a CDS encoding SRPBCC family protein, translated as METVTKPDFSKRPFDLTVDRAMDSSAEVLYSAWTQQFDRWFAAPGTVLMKGEVNTLFFFETVFKFEGEEKEQRNPHYGRFLRLEENRLIELTWVTGVKGTKGEETVVTVELEPFGKGTLLRLHHAGFPDAESRDQHAEAWPFVLEQLDKRMKETS; from the coding sequence ATGGAAACTGTAACAAAACCAGATTTTTCTAAAAGACCTTTCGATTTGACCGTTGACCGTGCCATGGATTCTTCTGCAGAGGTATTATATAGTGCATGGACACAGCAATTCGACCGTTGGTTTGCGGCTCCTGGGACAGTGTTAATGAAAGGGGAAGTGAATACGCTCTTTTTCTTTGAGACCGTATTTAAATTTGAAGGGGAAGAGAAGGAACAACGCAACCCTCATTATGGCAGATTCTTGAGACTCGAAGAAAATAGACTCATAGAATTAACATGGGTCACAGGTGTAAAAGGTACAAAGGGAGAAGAAACGGTGGTAACCGTTGAACTGGAGCCTTTTGGTAAAGGTACACTGCTTCGGCTTCATCACGCAGGATTTCCTGATGCCGAGTCAAGAGATCAGCACGCGGAGGCTTGGCCATTTGTTCTTGAGCAGCTGGATAAGAGGATGAAAGAGACTTCTTGA
- the sipW gene encoding signal peptidase I SipW, which produces MQKKIIRIASSLLKGISLIVLCLLVFSILSARVSGGEPTILGYQVKTVLSGSMEPTFQTGSIISIKLGNQQNSYQKGDIITFNMDGKTITHRIFEVKKVNENVSYKTKGDNNNAPDVWTVAPSDVVGKYTGFTIPYIGYVMNYANSKAGAALLLIVPGIFLILSAMYSIVGARKELEAEKVL; this is translated from the coding sequence ATGCAGAAGAAAATCATCCGAATAGCAAGTAGCCTATTGAAAGGTATTTCTCTTATCGTTTTGTGCCTTTTAGTTTTTTCAATCCTGTCCGCCAGAGTCTCAGGGGGAGAACCAACCATTCTCGGTTATCAGGTAAAGACCGTTCTATCAGGATCAATGGAACCTACCTTTCAAACAGGATCTATCATCTCGATCAAATTGGGAAATCAGCAAAACTCCTATCAAAAGGGAGATATTATTACATTTAATATGGATGGGAAAACCATTACACACAGGATTTTTGAGGTAAAAAAAGTAAATGAAAATGTTTCTTATAAAACAAAAGGGGATAACAACAACGCGCCAGATGTATGGACAGTGGCGCCGTCTGATGTAGTAGGTAAATATACAGGTTTTACGATTCCGTATATCGGATATGTCATGAATTATGCAAATTCGAAGGCCGGTGCCGCTTTATTATTAATTGTGCCGGGAATTTTTTTAATTCTGTCAGCCATGTATTCCATTGTCGGCGCAAGAAAAGAGCTTGAAGCTGAAAAAGTCTTATAA
- a CDS encoding CotS family spore coat protein, producing the protein MENTTIQPWDTEENVHEFYIPQYIEKMAHDVLQKYDLHVKTMEVVTTKSDKGGAIWKLETDKGPKSLKLLHRRPSRSLFSLGAQEYLVDVQKAKVPPIVKTINGENFVEAGGKLWFVAEWIESLFPVSKDLEGAKKLCFALGEFHHLSKGFTPPPQAEVASRLDKWPQSFDKVLRKMDWFRNIAHAYHDMPASPYLLEVIETFEEQAKESIRKLQESSYFELMKKGNAYWGLVHQDYGWSNGQMGADGMWIIDLDGVAFDLPIRDLRKLISGTMADLFHWDANWVMEMIQAYHEANPISPKLYDLLMIDLSMPNEFYKNIKEVIFEPELFLTEPTIQLIQTIVSTDESKWPVLEQIRGEWKGME; encoded by the coding sequence ATGGAGAATACAACGATTCAGCCTTGGGATACAGAAGAGAACGTTCACGAGTTTTACATCCCTCAGTATATTGAAAAAATGGCTCATGATGTGCTCCAAAAATATGATCTTCATGTTAAAACCATGGAAGTAGTAACAACAAAATCGGATAAAGGCGGTGCTATCTGGAAGCTTGAAACCGATAAAGGGCCTAAAAGCTTAAAACTTTTACACAGAAGGCCTTCCCGCAGTTTATTTAGTTTAGGAGCTCAAGAATATTTAGTCGATGTACAAAAAGCAAAAGTTCCCCCCATTGTAAAAACGATAAATGGAGAGAATTTTGTAGAAGCTGGAGGAAAGCTATGGTTTGTTGCGGAATGGATTGAATCTTTGTTTCCCGTCAGCAAAGATTTAGAGGGGGCAAAGAAGCTTTGCTTCGCTCTGGGTGAATTCCATCACCTGAGCAAAGGATTTACTCCCCCGCCGCAAGCAGAAGTAGCATCAAGACTGGACAAATGGCCTCAAAGCTTTGACAAAGTCCTTCGGAAAATGGACTGGTTTAGAAATATTGCCCATGCTTACCATGACATGCCGGCAAGTCCCTACTTGCTTGAAGTTATCGAAACCTTTGAAGAACAGGCGAAAGAAAGCATTAGAAAGCTTCAGGAATCTTCCTATTTTGAATTAATGAAAAAGGGTAATGCTTACTGGGGTCTGGTTCACCAGGATTATGGCTGGTCCAATGGTCAAATGGGCGCAGATGGAATGTGGATTATTGATCTCGACGGCGTAGCGTTTGACCTTCCTATCCGCGATCTTAGAAAGCTTATATCAGGTACTATGGCTGATTTGTTTCATTGGGATGCAAACTGGGTGATGGAAATGATCCAAGCATATCACGAAGCCAATCCGATTTCGCCTAAGCTTTATGATTTACTGATGATTGATTTATCCATGCCTAATGAATTTTATAAAAATATAAAAGAAGTTATTTTTGAACCTGAATTATTCCTGACAGAGCCAACTATACAACTCATCCAAACCATTGTATCGACCGATGAATCGAAGTGGCCCGTTTTGGAACAAATTCGCGGCGAATGGAAAGGAATGGAATAA
- a CDS encoding TasA family protein, with amino-acid sequence MSFTQKITKGVMSAALGMSLIGGGTFSYFSSSAKTSNTFAAGTLDLKVNPKTMVNLNNLKPGDQIYREFTLENSGSLDISKVLLDTKYSVIDAKNDNTDDLAKHIKVTIMYNTTTATDPVVETTLYDLQNQTPDLAEIDTYGGVGGHHLAPLGIKAGGMDKIFVLFEFVDNGQDQNQFQGDKLKVDWTFNAQQADGTYYDNPDTGNN; translated from the coding sequence ATGAGCTTTACACAAAAGATCACAAAGGGTGTTATGAGTGCTGCGCTTGGGATGTCTTTAATTGGGGGAGGGACATTTTCATACTTTAGCAGCAGTGCAAAAACGAGCAATACGTTTGCGGCGGGTACATTGGATTTAAAAGTAAACCCAAAAACGATGGTTAATCTTAACAATTTGAAGCCAGGGGATCAAATTTACAGAGAGTTTACACTAGAAAACAGCGGTTCCCTTGATATTTCCAAAGTATTATTAGATACAAAATATAGTGTAATCGATGCAAAAAACGATAATACCGATGATTTGGCAAAGCATATCAAAGTCACCATTATGTATAATACCACTACAGCCACTGATCCAGTGGTCGAGACGACATTATATGATTTGCAAAATCAAACACCAGATTTAGCCGAAATCGATACGTATGGCGGAGTGGGCGGACATCATTTGGCTCCACTTGGAATTAAAGCTGGCGGGATGGATAAAATTTTTGTATTATTCGAGTTTGTAGACAATGGACAAGATCAAAATCAATTCCAGGGGGATAAGCTCAAAGTGGACTGGACATTCAACGCACAGCAAGCCGATGGCACATATTATGATAATCCGGATACTGGCAATAACTAG
- a CDS encoding GNAT family N-acetyltransferase: MSAKEFLGNGIRYTIRSAIINDAQELSELRVQIDGETENLDREKGEDYLDPQAFEQVIVRDTEGKRNLFLVAEVDHRIVGFSRCQGNELKRFSHQAEFGVCVLKEFWGHGIGKKLLKETISWSESADIKKLTLKVLETNEKAIQLYERNGFETEGVLKKDKILSDGKYYNTVLMARFKG; encoded by the coding sequence ATGAGCGCAAAAGAATTTTTGGGAAATGGAATAAGATATACGATTCGATCAGCGATAATAAATGATGCACAAGAGCTGTCTGAATTAAGAGTACAGATCGATGGGGAGACGGAAAATTTAGATCGGGAAAAAGGAGAAGACTACCTGGATCCCCAAGCCTTTGAACAAGTCATAGTAAGAGATACCGAAGGAAAAAGAAACTTATTCCTGGTTGCGGAGGTTGATCATCGAATTGTAGGATTTTCAAGATGTCAAGGGAATGAGCTTAAGAGATTTTCCCATCAGGCAGAGTTTGGTGTGTGTGTGTTAAAAGAATTTTGGGGACATGGGATTGGAAAAAAACTATTGAAAGAAACGATTTCCTGGTCTGAGAGCGCAGATATCAAAAAATTAACGCTGAAGGTTTTAGAAACCAATGAAAAAGCAATTCAGCTGTATGAGCGGAATGGTTTTGAAACAGAAGGGGTGTTAAAAAAAGACAAGATTTTATCGGACGGAAAATATTATAATACGGTCTTAATGGCCCGATTCAAGGGATAA
- the yjcZ gene encoding sporulation protein YjcZ, giving the protein MGFYGGGCGYGYGGYGYGCGGQWFALIIVLFILLIIIGATICF; this is encoded by the coding sequence ATGGGATTCTATGGTGGAGGTTGCGGCTATGGTTACGGCGGCTACGGCTATGGTTGCGGCGGACAGTGGTTCGCATTAATCATTGTTCTGTTCATACTGTTGATTATTATTGGTGCAACAATCTGTTTCTAA